The genomic window CAGCGCCCGGACGATCTGCAGGCCGAGCCGGCCGCCGCGTTCGGCGTCGAACTGCTCGGGCAGGCCGCGACCGTTGTCGGCGACCGAGACGTGCAGCTGCTTGCGGAACCGGTGCGCGGAGACCACCACCTCGGGCTTGCCGCCCCCCTCCGCGACGACCGCGCCCTCCTCCCCGGCGGGCGGGAAGCCGTGCTCGACGGCGTTGAGCAGCAGCTCGTTGAGGACCATCACCAGCGAGGTGGCGATCTCGGCGGGCAGCACGCCGAAGCTGCCCGTGCGGCGCATGCCGACCGTCACCTCGGTCGCCGCGACCTCGGTGGCCGCGCTGGCCACCCGGTCGACGATGCCGTCGAACTCGACCGCCTCGTCGCTGGACATGGAGAGCGTCTCGTGCACCAGGGCGATCGAGGCGACCCGGCGGACCGACTCCTCCAGGGCGACCCGGGCCTCGGGCATGGAGACCCGGCGGGCCTGGAGGCGGAGCAGCGCGGCGACGGTCTGGAGGTTGTTCTTCACCCGGTGGTGGATCTCCCGGATGGTGGCGTCCTTGGTGATCAGGGCGCGGTCCCGGCGGCGTACCTCGGTGATGTCGCGGACCAGCACCAGCGCGCCGATCGGCACGCCGGCCGGCATCAGCGGCAGCGCCCGGGTGAGCATGGTGGCGCCGCGGGCGTCGATCTCCCGCCGGGGCGGGGCGTCCCCGCGCAGCGCGGCCAGGATGGCGTTCGCCGCGTCGGTGCCCTCCAGCGGGTCGCCGGCCAGCCGGCGGTGCAGCTTGGCCAGGTCCTCCCCCACCAGGTGCGAGGCGTAGCCCAACCGGCGGTACGCGGACTGCGCGTTCGGGCTGGCGTAGGTGACCTTGCCGTTGGCGTCCAGCCGGACCAGGCCGTCGCCGACCCGGGGCGCGGAGGTGGTCTCGCCGGGGTGCCGGGGCGGCGGGAACGTGCCGTCGGCGATCATCTGGGCCAGGTCGTCGGCGGTGGTCAGGTAGTTCAGTTCGAGCTGGCTGGGCGTGCGGGCGGTGGAGAGGTTGGTGTCCCGGCCGACCACCGCGATGACCTCGCCGTTCTCTCCGTCGGCGGTCCGCAGCCGCACCGGGATCGCCTCGTGCCGGGCGGGCACGTCGCCGTACCAGACCGGGTCGCCCTCCCGCCAGATCCGGCCCTGCCGGTGGGCCACCTCCAGGTGGG from Micromonospora kangleipakensis includes these protein-coding regions:
- a CDS encoding sensor histidine kinase — protein: MSTLRDLAEEHTQLRPADIDHLHRIAGDWQLLSDLSFADLLLWVPVDGDGTFLCVAQVRPTTAPTAYLDDQVGRIVGGPEVAHLEVAHRQGRIWREGDPVWYGDVPARHEAIPVRLRTADGENGEVIAVVGRDTNLSTARTPSQLELNYLTTADDLAQMIADGTFPPPRHPGETTSAPRVGDGLVRLDANGKVTYASPNAQSAYRRLGYASHLVGEDLAKLHRRLAGDPLEGTDAANAILAALRGDAPPRREIDARGATMLTRALPLMPAGVPIGALVLVRDITEVRRRDRALITKDATIREIHHRVKNNLQTVAALLRLQARRVSMPEARVALEESVRRVASIALVHETLSMSSDEAVEFDGIVDRVASAATEVAATEVTVGMRRTGSFGVLPAEIATSLVMVLNELLLNAVEHGFPPAGEEGAVVAEGGGKPEVVVSAHRFRKQLHVSVADNGRGLPEQFDAERGGRLGLQIVRALVTGELRGTIELRNGATGGTEAVLVVPLARGSADRLTP